The proteins below come from a single Necator americanus strain Aroian chromosome V, whole genome shotgun sequence genomic window:
- a CDS encoding hypothetical protein (NECATOR_CHRV.G19004.T1) codes for MLHHFPSTCCASAYYTSNMIHNNAPLHKREANTKERYDSEYQAYCVAKSIQNNKTETEEKAGTPAPLYSLSSSPGAPRETAANGRACW; via the coding sequence ATGTTACACCATTTTCCCAGCACGTGCTGTGCAAGTGCGTATTACACTTCCAACATGATACACAACAATGCACCACTACACAAACGCGAGGCGAATACAAAGGAGCGATACGATAGCGAATACCAAGCCTACTGCGTTGCGAAATCaattcaaaacaacaaaaccgAAACAGAAGAGAAGGCTGGCACACCGGCTCCTTTATATAGCCTGAGCTCGAGTCCCGGAGCTCCGCGGGAGACGGCAGCCAATGGGAGAGCTTGCTGGTAA
- a CDS encoding hypothetical protein (NECATOR_CHRV.G19005.T1) has product MITERQAARGQGQDTSSFYRAGSTGICVPARKQDTEEFSKYGTGICSLNKFDGANLVASQHRKSYLSEFHCRDEIYPSITSYHTFFYKQHSSFLHFFD; this is encoded by the exons ATGATTACCGAAAGACAGGCGGCCCGAGGACAGGGTCAGGACACCTCTAG CTTCTACCGAGCTGGTTCTACTGGAATTTGTGTTCCTGCTCGCAAACAAG ATACAGAAGAGTTCTCCAAATACGGAACCGGTATATGCTCACTCAACAAATTCGATGGAGCAAACCTCGTCGCTTCACAACATAGAAAGAGTTATCTCAGCGAGTTTCATTGCAGAGATGAAATCTATCCCTCCATCACGTCTTACCATACATTCTTCTATAAACAACACTCCagtttcctccattttttcgACTGA